The Sorangiineae bacterium MSr11367 genome window below encodes:
- a CDS encoding TetR family transcriptional regulator, translating into MSKEVKNAAHVALTHRGAQRRDDLVKAALRIIVREGPGAVSLRTVAKEAAASHGLVAYYFGTRSALMVAAVETVCSYIATTFGAIIPDLEAAAPDPSKFAAVLVRYNIDHVVNHPDIGLALYEVNLAGIRDPDLRPVLLKWGKVHAALCRKAFIALGSNEPEKDYAFVLNSIGGLILGQSALPRRKFETEIFAPAVERLVHSILRVRAPK; encoded by the coding sequence ATGAGCAAAGAGGTAAAAAATGCGGCGCATGTCGCATTGACTCACCGCGGAGCCCAACGCCGCGATGATCTGGTCAAGGCCGCGCTGCGCATCATCGTGCGGGAAGGCCCGGGCGCCGTCAGCCTTCGCACTGTCGCCAAAGAAGCGGCGGCGAGTCACGGCCTGGTCGCTTATTACTTCGGCACGCGCAGCGCGCTCATGGTCGCGGCGGTCGAAACCGTGTGCAGCTACATTGCGACGACCTTTGGCGCGATCATTCCCGACTTGGAGGCGGCGGCCCCCGATCCGTCCAAGTTCGCGGCCGTGCTGGTCCGCTACAACATCGACCACGTCGTCAATCACCCCGATATTGGCCTAGCGCTCTACGAGGTCAACCTCGCCGGCATCCGCGATCCGGATTTGCGCCCGGTGCTCCTCAAATGGGGCAAGGTTCACGCGGCGCTGTGCCGCAAAGCCTTCATCGCCCTCGGCTCGAACGAGCCGGAGAAAGACTATGCCTTCGTCCTGAACTCCATCGGCGGTTTGATCCTCGGGCAGTCTGCCCTGCCACGCAGGAAGTTCGAGACGGAAAT